TCCAAGCACACGCGCCCAATCTGCCAGACTCAGCGGGGCGGTGAGGAGCAAGGTGTTCATAAATGGGGTATAGGTGAATAGCAACTGCAACAGCACCATTGTAACTATCCCGATTACCACCCACCTATTCGAAAAGACCCCTATGCGGAACATTGACCGGGTAAGGGAACGGCAGTTGAACAGATAAAATACCTCAATCATCACGATGGCGTTAACTGCTACCGTACGGGCCTGGGCGATGTCGCTCCCCAACCACAAGTCCAGCTCGTACAGGCCAAAGGCCCCGACCAAGATGCACAAACCAACCAGCAAAACGCGCCACGTCAATTCCCGCGTGAGAATGGGCGCGTTTGGAGCACGCGGAGGACGCTTCATAATGCCCAGCTCCTTGGGTTCCAGGGCCAACACCAAACCCAGCACACTTGCCGTTACCGTGTTGATCCACAGCACATGCACAGGCAGGATGGGCAGCGCAATTCCAAGCAAAACCGCGAACAAAAGAATCAGCCCTTCACCCACATTGGTGGGCAATACCCAAACGATGATCTTGGTCAGATTATCAAAAACGCCCCGCCCCTCTTCCACTGCCGCCTCAATGGTGGCAAAGTTGTCGTCGGTCAGCACCATGTCGGCAGCCTCTTTGGCCACTTCGGTGCCGGCGATGCCCATGGCGATACCGATGTCGGCCTGCTTGAGGGCCGGCCCGTCGTTCACGCCATCCCCCGTCATGGCGACCACGTTGCCGCGAGCTTGAAGCGCCTCTACCAGACGCAGCTTTTGCTCCGGCGACACCCGGGCAAAAACCGCCACGCGCTCCACCGCATCAATCAACCGCGCGTCGGCGTAATTGGCTAGATCCTTTCCTGTCAGCACGCAATCCTGGGGCGGAGTGGCATCAGGACATGGCTCGGCCAGCCCGATTTGCGTCGCAATCGCGGCGGCGGTGAGGGCGTGATCGCCGGTAATCATCTTGACCTGAATGCCCGCCTCCTGGCATGCGCCTATCGCCGAGATCACTTCCTCGCGCGGCGGGTCAATAATGGCCTGCAAGCCAAGAAAAGTCAGGTTAGAAGCGACGTCCGTATGTCCCAAAGAGGTGGCCCCCACCGGCATACTTGCTCTGGCAAAGGCCAGAACTCGTAATCCTTGTGCGGCTATGGCTTCAACGTCACGGTGAACCTGGGCAGGATCAAGCCGAACCACCTGTCCATCAGCATCAAGCGCCGCAACGCATTTTTCCAGGATGACCTCGACAGCGCCTTTGATGTAGGCCACCCGCTCCGTTGAAACGTTCTCTCGTTCAGCCAATGCGTCGTGCAGTGTTGCCATGTACCGGTGCTGCGAATCAAAGGGGATCTGATCCAGGCGAGGCAGTTGCTTTTCGAGGGATGCCGCTACCAGACCTCCTTTGCGCGCCGCAACGATCAACGCCACTTCGGTTGGGTCTCCTTGCGCTGCCCAGCGTCCATCCTTTTCAACAAGAGCGCTGTCGTTGCACAGCAGGCCGGCCAATAGACATTCCCGCAACGCCGTCGCTCCCTCCAGCGTCTCAACCGCCTTGTCCTGCTGCAAGATTTGGCCGATGGGATCGTAACCGGCGCCGGTGACGGTGTAGTGCAGCCCACCGGCTACGATTTGTTGGGTGGTCATCTGGTTCTGGGTCAGCGTGCCGGTTTTATCCGAGCAGATGACGGTGACGCTGCCCAGTGTCTCGACGGCGGGCAACTTGCGGATGATGGCCCGCCGTTGCGCCATGCGCGAGACGCCGATGGCCAGGGTAACGGTCAGGGCGGCGGGCAGCCCTTCAGGAATCATGGCTACGGTCAGGGCCACTGCTGCGGTAAAAGTTTCCACCACCGATTCCCCTCGCAGCACACCGATAGCAAAAGTGATCGCGGCCAGAGCCAGCACCGCATAAAGTAGCAGCCGGCTGAACCCGGCGATCTTGCGGGTGAGCGGCGTTTCCAGTTCCTGCGCCTCGGAAATGAGTCGAGAGATACGCCCAACCTCAGTGTCGTCGCCGGTGGCGGTGACAACACCTACACCCTGGCCATAGGTCACCAACGTGGAGGCATAAACCATCGTGCGGCGCTCGGCCAGCACAACCCCGACCGGTAACTGCGCATCTGCTTCTTTCTTAATGGGCACAGATTCTCCAGTAAGCGCGGCTTCAGCAACTTGGAGATCGCGCGCGCGGAGCAAACGCATATCGGCAGGCGCCTTGTCGCCAGACTGAAGGGCCACGATGTCGCCGGGAACCAGTTCCGTCGCCGAAACGCGTAGCCTCTCCCCGGCCCGGATGACCGTAGCCTCAGTTGTCATGGCCTGGGCTAAAGCCTCAATGGCTTTTTCTGCCCTGGACTCTTGGATATATCCAATAATAGCATTGATCAATACGACGGCGAGGATAATCAAAGCATCAACCGGCCCCTTGATGAGCGCGGTGATCCCACTGGCTACCAGGAGGATCAGAATCAGCGGGTTACTGAATTGGAGCAGAAACTGCATCAAGGGGTTCCTGCCACGCTTGGGGGTCAACACGTTGGGGCCAAAACGGTGCTGGCGATGCTGTACTTCAAAGATGTCCAACCCCTTCTGCGCGTCGCTTTCCAGCAGTTCCAGCACCTCGGTGGCAGGTAAATGATACCAATGTTTCCCAAGTAACGTCTGCATAACAAGTTCACTCCACAAGGTATAGACGAGTGCTTTTGGCCTGGTCGTTCAATTTCAAAAAACCGAGCGGACAAAATATCCCCCGGCATTTTGACAACTGTGCATCCAAGTAGGTGAGATGATATTACCATCAAATCGGTAAATCATCAACTCCTGCCCCAGGTACAGGTGAGAAAGAATAAAAATCTACATTTGTGATTGATTGGCTGGAAAAAACCCAGTTTCTCTGGTAAACTATCCTGTCTATCAGGAGATTATCAAACTAAAGGGGGCCAGCCCTGCAAAAATTGCCACCTGTGCAATTAT
This window of the Anaerolineae bacterium genome carries:
- a CDS encoding cation-transporting P-type ATPase, giving the protein MQTLLGKHWYHLPATEVLELLESDAQKGLDIFEVQHRQHRFGPNVLTPKRGRNPLMQFLLQFSNPLILILLVASGITALIKGPVDALIILAVVLINAIIGYIQESRAEKAIEALAQAMTTEATVIRAGERLRVSATELVPGDIVALQSGDKAPADMRLLRARDLQVAEAALTGESVPIKKEADAQLPVGVVLAERRTMVYASTLVTYGQGVGVVTATGDDTEVGRISRLISEAQELETPLTRKIAGFSRLLLYAVLALAAITFAIGVLRGESVVETFTAAVALTVAMIPEGLPAALTVTLAIGVSRMAQRRAIIRKLPAVETLGSVTVICSDKTGTLTQNQMTTQQIVAGGLHYTVTGAGYDPIGQILQQDKAVETLEGATALRECLLAGLLCNDSALVEKDGRWAAQGDPTEVALIVAARKGGLVAASLEKQLPRLDQIPFDSQHRYMATLHDALAERENVSTERVAYIKGAVEVILEKCVAALDADGQVVRLDPAQVHRDVEAIAAQGLRVLAFARASMPVGATSLGHTDVASNLTFLGLQAIIDPPREEVISAIGACQEAGIQVKMITGDHALTAAAIATQIGLAEPCPDATPPQDCVLTGKDLANYADARLIDAVERVAVFARVSPEQKLRLVEALQARGNVVAMTGDGVNDGPALKQADIGIAMGIAGTEVAKEAADMVLTDDNFATIEAAVEEGRGVFDNLTKIIVWVLPTNVGEGLILLFAVLLGIALPILPVHVLWINTVTASVLGLVLALEPKELGIMKRPPRAPNAPILTRELTWRVLLVGLCILVGAFGLYELDLWLGSDIAQARTVAVNAIVMIEVFYLFNCRSLTRSMFRIGVFSNRWVVIGIVTMVLLQLLFTYTPFMNTLLLTAPLSLADWARVLGVSLIAYLIVEFEKWMRNLK